The Euphorbia lathyris chromosome 2, ddEupLath1.1, whole genome shotgun sequence genome includes a window with the following:
- the LOC136217049 gene encoding uncharacterized protein isoform X3 has translation MERSNQTLLIIVCSPRPPLLMRKELYVLNLTSNRFNSSILASLGALKSLQTLVMGDNEITSIFPKGSMARRLVAWG, from the exons ATGGAAAG ATCAAATCAGACGTTGTTGATTATTGTTTGCTCTCCTCGGCCTCCTTTGTTAATGCG GAAGGAGCTTTATGTGTTGAACCTCACAAGTAATAGGTTCAACTCTAGTATTTTAGCTTCATTGGGTGCTCTTAAATCACTTCAAACTTTAGTTATGGGAGATAATGAAATAACAAGTATCTTCCCTAAAG GGAGCATGGCAAGAAG
- the LOC136217048 gene encoding putative UDP-rhamnose:rhamnosyltransferase 1: MGRELRIMMLPWCGFGHLIPFFRLSIALAKSGVHVSFISTPKNIYRLPKISPNLQTLIQFIKIPMPILEDGSLLEHAEATSDIPTSKIDYLKIAYDLLQHPLKKLITQQKPDWLIIDGIPHWITEIAQENQVPLVYFSIFSAAATLFLANPECLTGEGHKKLRPSWESLTSKPDWIDFPSSLAYRKNEAIDVFQWIYSRNASGVSDAERIYKILSSCQVIAIRTCTEIEGDYLNKLQEIIGKSVIPVGLLHLEKPKLPKVREINDEIFKWLDEQKAKSVVYVGFGSEYMLSKDQVFEIAHGLELSGLPFLWALRKPNWAKDDLDSLPPGFSERTCGKGIVSFGWVPQMEILGHLSIGGTLIHCGWGSVTETLQFGHCLILLPFVIDQPLNAKFLVEKGLGVEVERNEDGSFSRDGIAKALRMGMVSDESKDLRACASEAAQVFGNEKLHQDYYIAMFVQFLKSKEKNVTLS, translated from the coding sequence atgggaaGAGAGCTTCGTATAATGATGCTACCATGGTGTGGCTTTGGCCATTTAATTCCATTCTTTCGACTTTCCATAGCCTTAGCCAAGTCAGGAGTCCATGTCTCTTTCATCTCAACTCCCAAAAACATCTATAgactccctaaaatctctccaaATCTACAAACTTTAATCCAATTCATTAAGATCCCAATGCCAATTTTAGAAGATGGATCTCTCCTAGAACATGCAGAGGCCACTTCTGACATCCCCACttcaaaaatagattacctGAAAATCGCATATGACCTCCTTCAACACCCCTTGAAGAAGCTTATCACCCAACAAAAACCTGATTGGCTTATAATTGATGGAATTCCTCACTGGATAACTGAAATTGCCCAAGAAAACCAAGTTCCTCTTGTTTACTTCTCAATTTTTTCTGCTGCTGCAACTCTATTTCTCGCCAATCCTGAGTGCTTAACTGGTGAAGGTCATAAGAAACTCCGTCCGTCTTGGGAAAGTCTGACTTCAAAGCCTGACTGGATTGATTTCCCTTCTTCTTTAGCTTATAGAAAAAATGAAGCTATAGATGTTTTTCAATGGATTTACAGCAGAAACGCTTCTGGTGTCTCAGATGCTGAAAGGATTTACAAAATATTGAGTTCTTGTCAAGTTATTGCTATTCGTACCTGCACAGAGATTGAAGGTGATTACCTTAATAAATTGCAAGAAATAATTGGAAAATCTGTGATTCCTGTAGGCCTATTACATCTAGAAAAACCCAAATTACCCAAAGTAAGAGAAATTAACGATGAAATATTCAAATGGCTAGATGAACAGAAGGCTAAATCGGTTGTTTATGTAGGCTTTGGGAGTGAGTATATGCTAAGTAAAGATCAAGTCTTTGAGATTGCTCATGGGTTAGAGCTATCTGGGTTACCATTTTTATGGGCATTAAGGAAACCCAATTGGGCAAAAGACGATCTTGACTCGTTACCTCCAGGATTTAGCGAGCGAACATGTGGGAAAGGAATTGTGAGTTTCGGATGGGTACCGCAGATGGAGATTTTGGGGCATTTATCAATTGGGGGAACATTGATTCATTGTGGATGGGGTTCTGTGACTGAAACATTGCAATTTGGTCATTGTCTTATCTTATTGCCATTTGTGATTGATCAGCCATTGAATGCTAAGTTTTTGGTAGAGAAAGGTTTGGGAGTTGAAGTTGAAAGGAATGAAGATGGCTCATTTAGTAGAGATGGAATTGCTAAGGCTTTGAGAATGGGAATGGTGTCCGATGAAAGTAAAGATTTGAGAGCTTGTGCAAGTGAAGCTGCACAAGTGTTTGGAAATGAAAAGTTGCATCAAGATTATTATATTGCTATGTTTGTTCAGTTTCTGAAAAGTAAGGAAAAAAATGTAACTTTGAGTTGA
- the LOC136217046 gene encoding ferric reduction oxidase 2-like isoform X2 — protein sequence MVRSVIRLSSAVVLLGYLLIWIMAPTDTYWQKWLPSIRKSVDSSYFGNQGLTFLVFLFPILFVAVLGCIYLHLGNTSSKNHNKDDKSNGGKHHLAAWKKPMLVKGPLGIVSGIELGFLTMFVALVVWSLSTYLHNGFAKITPHSAAADGEKLWEAKLETTGFRLGLIGNLCLTFLFFPVARASSVLPLFGLTSEASIKYHIWLGHAVMAFFTAHGFSYILYWIVTHQTSEMVTWSKTDISNLAGELSLLAGLGLWATTFPRIRRKVFELFFYAHHLYILFIIFFVFHVSFSFSCIMLPGFYLFIVDRYLRFLQSRTSVRLASARILPCQTLELNFSKSPSLSYNSTSILFINVPAISKLQWHPFTITSNSNLETENLSVMIKSEGSWSSKLYQMLSSPSLLDRLQVSVEGPYGPASTHFLRHETLVMVSGGSGITPFISIIRELIFASTANKSKIPQVILISSFKNSSDLTMLDLILPISGTPFTTSNLQLKIEAFVTREKEPTLPNNSKLLRAIWFKPHITDEPISAILGPNSWLWLAIIISSSFIIFLIIIGFIIRFYIYPIDHNTGRFFSYPLRSFLNMLVLCLSIAFTASVAVLWNKSKIKKETNIQIRNIEGSTTPSGSPSSFLYNINSERELESLPHQSLVQATNVHYGERPDLKRMLFECKGSSVGVLVCGPKKMRHEVANICSSGLADNLHFESISFSW from the exons ATGGTCCGATCAGTGATACGACTCTCGTCGGCCGTTGTATTACTGGGTTATCTTCTGATATGGATTATGGCGCCGACGGACACTTACTGGCAAAAATGGTTGCCTAGTATCAGAAAATCTGTTGATTCTTCTTATTTTGGCAATCAAG GTTTGACGTTTTTGGTGTTCTTATTCCCGATTCTGTTTGTTGCTGTGCTGGGTTGCATTTATCTTCATCTGGGAAACACTTCATCCAAAAATCATAACAAGGATGATAAaag CAACGGCGGAAAGCATCATTTGGCGGCATGGAAGAAGCCGATGCTAGTGAAAGGTCCACTGGGAATAGTTTCAGGCATAGAATTGGGGTTCTTGACCATGTTTGTAGCACTAGTAGTTTGGTCTTTATCTACCTATTTGCACAATGGCTTCGCCAAAATTACTCCTCACTCAGCTGCTGCAGATGGGGAGAAACT ATGGGAAGCCAAATTGGAGACTACAGGGTTTAGGCTAGGCCTGATCGGAAACCTGTGTCTCACATTTCTCTTTTTTCCGGTTGCTCGTGCGTCGTCGGTGCTGCCTCTGTTTGGTCTGACCTCCGAGGCCAGCATCAAGTATCATATATGGCTTGGTCATGCCGTCATGGCTTTTTTCACTGCCCATGGATTTTCTTACATCCTTTATTGGATCGTTACTCACCAGACTTCCGAG ATGGTGACATGGAGCAAAACTGATATATCAAATCTAGCAGGAGAGCTATCACTGTTAGCTGGGTTGGGACTTTGGGCTACAACTTTCCCTCGCATAAGGCGAAAAGTATTCGAGCTTTTCTTTTACGCCCATCATCTCTACATTCTCTTCATCATTTTCTTTGTATTTCATGTTTCATTCTCTTTCTCCTGCATTATGCTCCCTGGTTTTTACCTCTTCATCGTTGATCGATACCTTAGATTTTTACAATCAAGAACTAGTGTTCGTTTAGCTTCAGCTCGAATTTTACCTTGTCAAACTTTGGAACTCAACTTCTCCAAGTCTCCAA GTTTGAGTTACAATTCAACGAGCATTCTGTTTATAAATGTGCCTGCAATTTCCAAACTTCAATGGCATCCTTTCACTATCACTTCTAACAGCAATTTGGAAACAGAGAATCTGAGTGTTATGATTAAAAGTGAAGGAAGTTGGTCTTCAAAGCTATACCAAATGCTTTCATCTCCTTCTTTGTTGGATCGTCTTCAAGTCTCAGTTGAAGGACCTTATGGACCTGCTTCAACTCACTTTCTAAG GCATGAAACTCTTGTAATGGTGAGCGGAGGCAGCGGAATTACTCCTTTCATATCCATAATTCGAGAACTTATCTTTGCCAGTACAGCAAACAAATCCAAGATACCACAAGTAATTCTAATATCTTCATTCAAGAACTCTTCAGATCTCACAATGTTAGACCTGATACTTCCAATTTCTGGTACTCCATTTACAACTTCCAATCTGCAActaaaaattgaagcttttgtcACGAGAGAGAAAGAACCCACCCTTCCAAACAACTCCAAACTCCTTCGAGCCATATGGTTCAAGCCCCACATAACAGACGAACCTATTTCAGCTATCTTAGGCCCCAATAGCTGGCTATGGCTTGCCATTATAATTTCATCTTCTTtcattatcttcctcatcataaTTGGGTTTATCATCCGCTTCTACATTTACCCAATAGATCACAACACTGGGAGATTTTTCTCCTACCCCTTACGAAGTTTTCTAAATATGCTGGTACTTTGCTTAAGCATAGCTTTCACAGCAAGTGTAGCAGTTTTATGGAACAAGAgcaaaattaaaaaggaaacGAATATTCAAATAAGAAACATTGAAGGATCAACAACACCATCAGGATCGCCGAGCTCCTTCTTGTATAATATTAATAGTGAGAGAGAGCTCGAAAGTCTGCCTCATCAGTCACTTGTCCAGGCTACTAATGTGCATTATGGTGAAAGACCTGATTTGAAGA GAATGTTGTTTGAGTGTAAAGGATCAAGCGTTGGAGTTCTTGTATGTGGTCCGAAGAAGATGAGACATGAAGTTGCTAATATTTGTTCATCTGGATTAGCTGATAATCTGCACTTTGAATCCATCAGTTTTAGCTGGTGA
- the LOC136217046 gene encoding ferric reduction oxidase 2-like isoform X1 yields the protein MAGRMIKLVIIIILLGYSILWIAMPTNEYKQTWLPTIRTKVNSTYFGPQQGLTFLVFLFPILFVAVLGCIYLHLGNTSSKNHNKDDKSNGGKHHLAAWKKPMLVKGPLGIVSGIELGFLTMFVALVVWSLSTYLHNGFAKITPHSAAADGEKLWEAKLETTGFRLGLIGNLCLTFLFFPVARASSVLPLFGLTSEASIKYHIWLGHAVMAFFTAHGFSYILYWIVTHQTSEMVTWSKTDISNLAGELSLLAGLGLWATTFPRIRRKVFELFFYAHHLYILFIIFFVFHVSFSFSCIMLPGFYLFIVDRYLRFLQSRTSVRLASARILPCQTLELNFSKSPSLSYNSTSILFINVPAISKLQWHPFTITSNSNLETENLSVMIKSEGSWSSKLYQMLSSPSLLDRLQVSVEGPYGPASTHFLRHETLVMVSGGSGITPFISIIRELIFASTANKSKIPQVILISSFKNSSDLTMLDLILPISGTPFTTSNLQLKIEAFVTREKEPTLPNNSKLLRAIWFKPHITDEPISAILGPNSWLWLAIIISSSFIIFLIIIGFIIRFYIYPIDHNTGRFFSYPLRSFLNMLVLCLSIAFTASVAVLWNKSKIKKETNIQIRNIEGSTTPSGSPSSFLYNINSERELESLPHQSLVQATNVHYGERPDLKRMLFECKGSSVGVLVCGPKKMRHEVANICSSGLADNLHFESISFSW from the exons ATGGCGGGAAGAATGATAAAGTTGGTAATTATCATAATATTGTTAGGATATTCTATTCTCTGGATTGCTATGCCTACTAATGAATACAAGCAAACATGGTTGCCGACTATCAGAACCAAGGTTAACTCCACCTATTTTGGACCCCAACAAG GTTTGACGTTTTTGGTGTTCTTATTCCCGATTCTGTTTGTTGCTGTGCTGGGTTGCATTTATCTTCATCTGGGAAACACTTCATCCAAAAATCATAACAAGGATGATAAaag CAACGGCGGAAAGCATCATTTGGCGGCATGGAAGAAGCCGATGCTAGTGAAAGGTCCACTGGGAATAGTTTCAGGCATAGAATTGGGGTTCTTGACCATGTTTGTAGCACTAGTAGTTTGGTCTTTATCTACCTATTTGCACAATGGCTTCGCCAAAATTACTCCTCACTCAGCTGCTGCAGATGGGGAGAAACT ATGGGAAGCCAAATTGGAGACTACAGGGTTTAGGCTAGGCCTGATCGGAAACCTGTGTCTCACATTTCTCTTTTTTCCGGTTGCTCGTGCGTCGTCGGTGCTGCCTCTGTTTGGTCTGACCTCCGAGGCCAGCATCAAGTATCATATATGGCTTGGTCATGCCGTCATGGCTTTTTTCACTGCCCATGGATTTTCTTACATCCTTTATTGGATCGTTACTCACCAGACTTCCGAG ATGGTGACATGGAGCAAAACTGATATATCAAATCTAGCAGGAGAGCTATCACTGTTAGCTGGGTTGGGACTTTGGGCTACAACTTTCCCTCGCATAAGGCGAAAAGTATTCGAGCTTTTCTTTTACGCCCATCATCTCTACATTCTCTTCATCATTTTCTTTGTATTTCATGTTTCATTCTCTTTCTCCTGCATTATGCTCCCTGGTTTTTACCTCTTCATCGTTGATCGATACCTTAGATTTTTACAATCAAGAACTAGTGTTCGTTTAGCTTCAGCTCGAATTTTACCTTGTCAAACTTTGGAACTCAACTTCTCCAAGTCTCCAA GTTTGAGTTACAATTCAACGAGCATTCTGTTTATAAATGTGCCTGCAATTTCCAAACTTCAATGGCATCCTTTCACTATCACTTCTAACAGCAATTTGGAAACAGAGAATCTGAGTGTTATGATTAAAAGTGAAGGAAGTTGGTCTTCAAAGCTATACCAAATGCTTTCATCTCCTTCTTTGTTGGATCGTCTTCAAGTCTCAGTTGAAGGACCTTATGGACCTGCTTCAACTCACTTTCTAAG GCATGAAACTCTTGTAATGGTGAGCGGAGGCAGCGGAATTACTCCTTTCATATCCATAATTCGAGAACTTATCTTTGCCAGTACAGCAAACAAATCCAAGATACCACAAGTAATTCTAATATCTTCATTCAAGAACTCTTCAGATCTCACAATGTTAGACCTGATACTTCCAATTTCTGGTACTCCATTTACAACTTCCAATCTGCAActaaaaattgaagcttttgtcACGAGAGAGAAAGAACCCACCCTTCCAAACAACTCCAAACTCCTTCGAGCCATATGGTTCAAGCCCCACATAACAGACGAACCTATTTCAGCTATCTTAGGCCCCAATAGCTGGCTATGGCTTGCCATTATAATTTCATCTTCTTtcattatcttcctcatcataaTTGGGTTTATCATCCGCTTCTACATTTACCCAATAGATCACAACACTGGGAGATTTTTCTCCTACCCCTTACGAAGTTTTCTAAATATGCTGGTACTTTGCTTAAGCATAGCTTTCACAGCAAGTGTAGCAGTTTTATGGAACAAGAgcaaaattaaaaaggaaacGAATATTCAAATAAGAAACATTGAAGGATCAACAACACCATCAGGATCGCCGAGCTCCTTCTTGTATAATATTAATAGTGAGAGAGAGCTCGAAAGTCTGCCTCATCAGTCACTTGTCCAGGCTACTAATGTGCATTATGGTGAAAGACCTGATTTGAAGA GAATGTTGTTTGAGTGTAAAGGATCAAGCGTTGGAGTTCTTGTATGTGGTCCGAAGAAGATGAGACATGAAGTTGCTAATATTTGTTCATCTGGATTAGCTGATAATCTGCACTTTGAATCCATCAGTTTTAGCTGGTGA